The genomic DNA CAATCGGTAAATCTTTCACGTTACTTCCTTCTTGTAAACGAAATGTCCGACTTGTTCCATACGCATGTGGGAGCAAAATTGTAATTTTATTCATTTCATCTAAATAGGCCTCAAATGGACGTTTTACTTTCAACATAAAAAAATCACCATCATTCTTAAAGTTAAAATGAAACGAGCTGCAAATGATAAGGCTTTTCTTACCAGCGAAGCCCTATACAGTAACACATTATTCTCTATAGTATATTCACCTGTATAAAAAACGTTTTCATACATTCTATTTTTGTAATTTTATTTCAGCAATCGCTTTATACTTCGGTGTCTCCTTCACGTGAGATTCGTATAAAGTAATCGTATCCGCTTGAAATGATATTTCAGGCATTTCCTTTATATGTTCTAAATCATACTTTTCTTCTCCTACCCATTTACGAGCAACAGTAATATGTGGATGATACGGGCGCGTTTCTAAAGAAAATCCATTCCCTTCACAAATAGCGTGCACTTGCTTTTGTAATAGAAACAAATTTTGATTCTCGCTTACCTTTGCCCAAAAAATACGCGGCCTATCTTCCATACCGAACGTTGAAAATCCTTGTAACGTGAACGATAGTTTCTCTGTTTCTGCAAGTGTTTGTAATCCATTCTTTATTCCTTCTAATTGTTCCTCTGTCGCACTACCTAAAAATGAAAGGGTAATATGATAGTCTTCTTTATGTACCCACGAACGAAATGGTAATTCCTCCTGCATTTCCTCTCTATAGTTAGACAGCGCTTCTTTTATATGATTTGGTAACGTAATCGCGACAAAATAATGTGGCTCCATGTACATCTTCTCCTTCTTTCTATTGTTGCTTTTCTTTCTTATCTCATTCAGGTAAAAAGAAGCCGCCCTCCAAAATAGAGAGCGGTCATTATTTATATATCCATTATTTCGCTAATTCATGAATTGCTTGCGCGTAAATTGCTGTTGCTTTTAATAAGTCTTCAATTTCAATATACTCATCTTTTTGGTGAGCAAGTTCTTCTTTTCCAGGGAATAGCGGGCCAAATGCAACACCAGCTTTTAATGAACGAGCGTAAGTACCACCGCCGATTGCTAATAGTTCCGCTTTCTCGCCTGTTTGTTCTTCGTATACACGTTGCAGCGTACGAATTAACACGTGATCTTTATCGACGTGATGCGGGCGAGAGTTTGAATAATCCGCCACTTCAAATC from Bacillus basilensis includes the following:
- the thpR gene encoding RNA 2',3'-cyclic phosphodiesterase; amino-acid sequence: MEPHYFVAITLPNHIKEALSNYREEMQEELPFRSWVHKEDYHITLSFLGSATEEQLEGIKNGLQTLAETEKLSFTLQGFSTFGMEDRPRIFWAKVSENQNLFLLQKQVHAICEGNGFSLETRPYHPHITVARKWVGEEKYDLEHIKEMPEISFQADTITLYESHVKETPKYKAIAEIKLQK